One Mycolicibacterium pulveris genomic region harbors:
- a CDS encoding nuclear transport factor 2 family protein, protein MTDTVATTPALAASQNSWRCVHAHDKEGWLALMADDVVIEDPIGQAITNPDGTGIRGKEAVAAFFDANIASNDLRITCEETFPSSSPTEIAHILVLRSKFENGMTSTVRGVFTYKVNDDGLLSNLRGYWNMDAMQFGQVDQSN, encoded by the coding sequence ATGACCGACACCGTCGCAACGACACCGGCGTTGGCCGCGTCGCAGAACTCGTGGCGCTGCGTGCACGCCCACGACAAAGAAGGCTGGCTGGCCCTGATGGCAGACGACGTCGTCATCGAGGATCCGATCGGCCAGGCCATCACGAACCCGGACGGAACCGGGATCCGCGGTAAGGAGGCCGTCGCGGCGTTCTTCGACGCCAACATCGCCTCCAACGACCTGCGCATCACCTGCGAGGAGACGTTCCCGTCGAGTTCACCGACCGAGATCGCGCATATCCTGGTGCTGCGCAGCAAGTTCGAGAACGGGATGACCAGCACCGTGCGCGGGGTGTTCACCTACAAGGTCAACGACGACGGCTTGCTGTCCAATCTGCGCGGCTACTGGAACATGGACGCCATGCAGTTCGGCCAGGTGGACCAGAGCAATTAG
- a CDS encoding NDMA-dependent alcohol dehydrogenase has translation MKTKGALIWDFNQPWSVEEIEIGDPVKDEVKIQMEASGMCHSDHHLVTGGIPMGGFPVLGGHEGAGIVTEVGPGVENLAPGDHVVLSFIPSCGTCPSCQAGMRNLCDLGAGLLNGAAVSDNTFRIQAKGQNVFPMTLLGTFSPYMVVHKSSVVKIDPSIPFEVACLVGCGVTTGYGSATRTADIRPGQDVAVVGVGGVGMAALQGAVNAGARYIFVIEPVEWKRDQALKFGATHVYPDIETAMMGIAEVTMGLMAHKVIVTVGELHGADIENYMNITAKGGTCVATAIGSLLDTQVTLNLAMLTLMQKNLQGTIFGGGNPHYDIPQLLTMYKAGKLNLDDMITRQYKLEQINEGYQDMLEGRNIRGVIRYTDDDR, from the coding sequence ATGAAGACAAAGGGCGCGCTCATCTGGGACTTCAATCAACCGTGGTCGGTCGAGGAGATCGAGATCGGCGACCCCGTCAAGGACGAGGTCAAGATCCAGATGGAAGCGTCGGGGATGTGCCACTCCGACCACCACCTGGTGACCGGCGGCATCCCGATGGGCGGGTTTCCCGTGCTCGGCGGCCATGAGGGCGCCGGCATCGTCACCGAGGTCGGGCCGGGCGTGGAAAACCTCGCTCCGGGCGACCACGTGGTGCTGTCGTTCATCCCGTCCTGTGGCACCTGTCCGTCCTGTCAGGCGGGGATGCGCAACCTGTGCGACCTGGGGGCCGGCCTGCTCAACGGCGCGGCGGTCTCCGACAACACCTTCCGGATTCAGGCCAAGGGCCAGAACGTGTTCCCGATGACGCTGCTGGGCACCTTCTCGCCGTACATGGTCGTGCACAAGAGCTCGGTCGTGAAGATCGACCCGTCGATTCCGTTCGAGGTGGCCTGCCTGGTCGGTTGCGGGGTCACGACCGGCTACGGCTCGGCCACCCGCACCGCCGACATCCGGCCCGGCCAGGACGTCGCGGTGGTCGGCGTCGGCGGGGTGGGGATGGCAGCGCTGCAGGGCGCCGTCAATGCGGGCGCCCGCTACATCTTCGTCATCGAGCCGGTCGAGTGGAAGCGTGATCAGGCACTGAAATTCGGTGCGACGCACGTCTATCCGGATATCGAGACGGCGATGATGGGGATCGCCGAGGTCACCATGGGCCTGATGGCGCACAAGGTGATCGTCACGGTCGGCGAGCTGCACGGCGCCGACATCGAGAACTACATGAACATCACCGCCAAGGGCGGCACGTGTGTGGCCACCGCGATCGGCAGCCTGCTGGACACCCAGGTCACGCTCAACCTGGCGATGCTCACGCTCATGCAGAAGAACCTGCAGGGCACCATCTTCGGCGGCGGCAACCCGCACTACGACATTCCGCAGCTGCTGACGATGTACAAGGCGGGCAAGCTCAACCTCGATGACATGATCACCCGCCAGTACAAGCTGGAGCAGATCAACGAGGGCTACCAGGACATGTTGGAGGGGCGCAACATTCGCGGCGTCATCCGCTACACCGACGACGACCGGTAA
- a CDS encoding Cif family virulence factor, giving the protein MPSLPREQLEKWVEQWLEANREAERNGDWKPLAEFYTDDATYGWNIGPKEDVMCVGRDEIREVALGLEMEGLENWVYEYQRVLIDDKIGEIVGFWKQIVNKSDGTQDEIYGIGGSWFRLNADLKIEWQRDWFDFGHVAKGYAKLIESGDLSEGMQKRIERSLAGEKLPGYYPLGQAPAPLW; this is encoded by the coding sequence GTGCCGTCATTGCCGCGTGAACAGCTCGAGAAATGGGTCGAGCAGTGGCTGGAAGCCAACCGGGAGGCCGAACGCAACGGCGATTGGAAGCCGTTGGCGGAGTTCTACACCGACGACGCCACCTACGGCTGGAACATCGGTCCCAAAGAGGACGTGATGTGCGTGGGCCGCGACGAGATCCGCGAGGTGGCCCTGGGCCTGGAGATGGAGGGCCTGGAGAACTGGGTCTACGAGTACCAGCGGGTGCTGATCGACGACAAGATCGGTGAGATCGTCGGCTTCTGGAAGCAGATCGTCAACAAGTCCGACGGCACCCAGGACGAGATCTACGGCATCGGCGGCAGCTGGTTCCGGCTGAATGCCGACCTCAAGATCGAATGGCAGCGCGACTGGTTCGACTTCGGGCACGTGGCCAAGGGGTACGCGAAGCTGATCGAGTCCGGTGACCTCTCGGAAGGGATGCAGAAGCGCATCGAGCGGTCGCTGGCCGGCGAGAAGCTGCCGGGCTACTACCCGCTCGGACAGGCGCCCGCGCCGCTGTGGTGA
- a CDS encoding ferredoxin → MGCYRVEVDLDLCQGHAMCELEAPDYFRVPKRGKVEILDPEPPDEARAQVEEAVAQCPTQALSIREKGD, encoded by the coding sequence ATGGGTTGCTACCGAGTCGAAGTCGACCTGGACCTGTGCCAGGGCCACGCGATGTGCGAGCTGGAGGCACCGGACTACTTCCGGGTGCCCAAACGCGGCAAGGTGGAGATCCTCGACCCCGAGCCGCCCGACGAAGCCCGCGCGCAGGTCGAGGAGGCCGTCGCGCAGTGTCCCACCCAAGCCTTGTCCATCAGAGAAAAAGGAGACTGA
- a CDS encoding cytochrome P450 produces MTTAIVPRVSGGEEEHGHLEEFRTDPIGLMQRVRDECGDVGYFQLVDKPVILLSGAEANEFFFRSADEDLDQAEAYPFMTPIFGKGVVFDASPERRREMLHNSALRGEHMKSHATTIEGEVRKMIADWGDEGEIELLDFFAELTIYTSTACLIGLKFRNQLDHRFAEYYHDLERGTDPLCYVDPYLPIESFRRRDEARVKLVGLVQEIMNQRLANPPKDKSDRDMLDVLVSINDEDGNPRFSADEITGMFISLMFAGHHTSSGTSAWTLIELIRHPEIYAEVQAELDELYADGQEVSFHALRQIPKLDNVLKETLRLHPPLIILMRVAQGEFEVAGFPIHKGDFVAASPAISNRIPEDFPDPDAFRPERYNKPEQADIVNRWTWIPFGAGRHRCVGAAFAQMQIKAIFSVLLREYEFEMAQPPDTYRNDHSKMVVQLQRPAKARYRRRKK; encoded by the coding sequence ATGACGACCGCGATCGTGCCCCGGGTATCCGGCGGTGAGGAAGAGCACGGCCACCTCGAGGAGTTCCGCACCGACCCGATCGGGTTGATGCAGCGCGTGCGCGACGAGTGCGGCGACGTGGGGTACTTCCAGCTCGTCGACAAACCCGTCATCCTGCTGTCGGGCGCGGAGGCCAACGAGTTCTTCTTCCGGTCCGCCGACGAGGACCTCGACCAAGCCGAGGCGTATCCGTTCATGACGCCGATCTTCGGCAAGGGCGTGGTGTTCGACGCCAGCCCCGAGCGGCGCAGGGAGATGCTGCACAACTCCGCGCTGCGCGGCGAGCACATGAAGAGCCACGCCACCACCATCGAGGGCGAAGTCCGCAAGATGATCGCCGACTGGGGCGACGAGGGTGAGATCGAACTGCTGGACTTCTTCGCCGAGTTGACGATCTACACCTCGACGGCCTGTCTGATCGGGTTGAAGTTCCGCAACCAACTCGACCACCGGTTCGCCGAGTACTACCACGACCTCGAGCGCGGCACCGACCCGCTGTGCTACGTCGACCCGTACCTGCCGATCGAGAGTTTCCGGCGCCGCGATGAAGCGCGTGTGAAACTCGTCGGGCTGGTGCAGGAGATCATGAACCAGCGGCTGGCCAACCCGCCGAAGGACAAGTCCGACCGCGACATGCTCGACGTGCTGGTGTCGATCAACGACGAGGACGGCAACCCCCGATTCTCCGCCGACGAGATCACCGGCATGTTCATCTCGCTGATGTTCGCCGGTCATCACACCAGCTCGGGGACCTCGGCGTGGACGCTGATCGAGCTGATCCGCCACCCCGAGATCTACGCCGAGGTGCAGGCCGAGCTCGACGAGCTCTACGCCGACGGCCAGGAGGTCAGCTTCCACGCGCTGCGTCAGATCCCCAAGCTCGACAACGTGCTCAAGGAGACGCTGCGGCTGCATCCGCCGCTGATCATCCTGATGCGGGTGGCCCAGGGCGAGTTCGAGGTGGCCGGTTTCCCCATCCACAAGGGTGATTTCGTCGCCGCCTCGCCCGCCATCAGCAACCGGATCCCCGAGGACTTCCCCGACCCCGACGCGTTCCGCCCCGAGCGCTACAACAAACCCGAGCAGGCCGACATCGTCAACCGCTGGACCTGGATCCCGTTCGGGGCGGGACGGCACCGCTGCGTCGGCGCGGCGTTCGCGCAGATGCAGATCAAGGCGATCTTCTCGGTTCTTTTGCGCGAGTATGAGTTCGAGATGGCGCAGCCGCCCGACACGTACCGCAACGACCACTCCAAGATGGTCGTGCAGCTACAGCGTCCCGCCAAGGCTCGCTACCGCCGACGCAAGAAGTAG
- a CDS encoding SDR family oxidoreductase, which translates to MPRFEPLPKRRPAIVAGASSGIGEATALQLAARGFPVAVGARRVEKLDELVAKIRAEGGEAVGFHLDVTDADSVKSFVAQSVEALGEIEVLVAGAGDTFFGKLYEISTDEFESQLQIHLVGANRLATAVLPGMIERRRGDLIFVGSDVALRQRPHMGAYGAAKAGLVAMVNNLQMELEGTGVRASLVHPGPTKTAMGWSLPAEKIGPALEDWAKWGQARHDYFLRASDLARAITFVAETPRGGFVANMELQPEAPLTTAPAERQQLKLNEENLKP; encoded by the coding sequence ATGCCGCGCTTCGAACCACTTCCGAAACGACGCCCCGCCATCGTGGCGGGCGCGTCGTCGGGGATCGGAGAGGCCACCGCGCTGCAACTGGCGGCACGCGGGTTTCCGGTCGCCGTCGGGGCACGTCGGGTCGAGAAGCTCGACGAGCTGGTGGCCAAGATCCGGGCCGAGGGCGGTGAAGCCGTCGGGTTCCACCTCGACGTCACCGACGCCGACTCGGTCAAATCCTTTGTCGCCCAATCGGTCGAGGCACTCGGGGAGATCGAGGTGCTGGTCGCCGGCGCCGGTGACACCTTCTTCGGCAAGCTCTACGAGATCAGCACCGACGAGTTCGAGTCACAGCTGCAGATCCACCTCGTCGGCGCCAACCGCCTGGCCACCGCGGTGTTGCCGGGGATGATCGAGCGCCGGCGCGGTGACCTGATCTTCGTCGGCTCCGATGTCGCGCTGCGCCAGCGCCCACACATGGGGGCCTACGGCGCGGCCAAGGCCGGTCTGGTGGCGATGGTCAACAACCTGCAGATGGAACTCGAGGGCACTGGCGTGCGCGCATCGCTCGTGCACCCCGGCCCCACCAAGACCGCCATGGGCTGGAGCCTGCCCGCCGAGAAGATCGGTCCGGCCCTTGAGGATTGGGCCAAGTGGGGGCAGGCCCGGCACGACTATTTCCTGCGGGCCTCGGACCTGGCCCGCGCCATCACGTTCGTGGCCGAGACGCCACGCGGCGGGTTCGTCGCGAACATGGAGCTTCAGCCCGAAGCCCCGTTGACCACCGCACCCGCCGAACGCCAACAGCTGAAGCTGAACGAGGAGAACCTAAAGCCATGA
- a CDS encoding cytochrome P450 codes for MTVPASDLVLDPYDYDFHEDPYPYYKRLRDEAPLYRNDELGFWALSRHADVLAGFRNSTTLSNKYGVSLDPASRGPHASKTMSFLAMDDPAHLRLRTLVSKGFTPRRIRELEPRVTEIAVRHLDAMLEKAGSGTVDYVDEFAGKLPMDVISELMGVPEADRPRVRAWADGVMHREEGVTDVPPAAVEASINLIVYYQEMVAERRKKPTDDLTTALLEAEIDGDRLTDDEILGFMFLMVIAGNETTTKLLANAAFWGHRNPDQLTPVYADLDRVPLWVEETLRYDTSSQILARTVVGDLTLYDTKIPDGDVVLLLPGSAHRDERVFDDPDTYLIGRDIGSKLMSFGSGAHFCLGAHLARMEARVALTELFKRIRGYEVDEANAVRVHSSNVRGFAHLPITVETK; via the coding sequence GTGACAGTGCCGGCCAGCGACCTGGTGCTGGACCCCTACGACTACGACTTCCACGAAGACCCCTACCCCTATTACAAGCGGCTGCGCGACGAGGCGCCGCTGTACCGCAACGACGAGCTCGGGTTCTGGGCGCTGTCGCGGCACGCCGATGTGTTGGCCGGCTTCCGCAACAGCACGACGCTGTCCAACAAGTACGGCGTGTCACTGGATCCGGCCTCGCGCGGCCCGCACGCGTCGAAGACGATGTCGTTTCTGGCCATGGACGACCCCGCACACCTGCGGTTGCGCACCCTGGTCTCCAAGGGCTTCACCCCGCGTCGCATCCGTGAACTCGAGCCCAGGGTCACCGAGATCGCGGTGCGGCACCTCGACGCCATGTTGGAGAAGGCCGGCTCCGGAACCGTCGACTATGTCGACGAATTCGCGGGCAAGCTGCCCATGGACGTCATCTCCGAGCTGATGGGGGTGCCCGAAGCCGACCGCCCCCGGGTGCGGGCGTGGGCCGACGGTGTCATGCACCGCGAAGAGGGTGTCACCGACGTGCCCCCGGCGGCCGTGGAAGCCTCGATCAACCTGATCGTCTACTACCAGGAGATGGTGGCCGAGCGCCGCAAGAAGCCGACCGACGACCTCACCACCGCCCTTCTCGAGGCCGAGATCGACGGTGACCGGCTCACCGACGACGAAATCCTCGGGTTCATGTTCCTGATGGTCATCGCCGGCAACGAGACCACCACCAAACTGCTTGCCAACGCGGCATTCTGGGGCCACCGGAACCCCGACCAGCTGACCCCCGTCTACGCCGATCTGGACCGCGTGCCGCTGTGGGTCGAGGAGACGTTGCGCTACGACACCTCCAGCCAGATCCTCGCGCGCACCGTGGTCGGCGATCTCACCCTGTACGACACCAAGATTCCCGACGGCGACGTCGTGTTGCTGCTGCCGGGGTCCGCGCACCGTGACGAGCGGGTGTTCGACGATCCCGACACGTACCTCATCGGTCGCGACATCGGGTCCAAGCTCATGAGCTTCGGCAGCGGCGCCCACTTCTGCCTGGGCGCACACCTGGCCCGCATGGAGGCGCGGGTCGCGCTGACCGAACTGTTCAAACGAATCCGTGGCTACGAGGTCGACGAGGCCAACGCCGTGCGCGTGCACTCGAGCAACGTCCGCGGGTTCGCTCACCTGCCCATCACCGTCGAAACCAAATAA
- a CDS encoding TetR/AcrR family transcriptional regulator: MSSDPAVAISGPATEAAGGTTRNRRQEETFRRVLAAGMEMLRESSYADLTVRGVAARAKVAPATAYTYFSSKNHLIAEVYLDLMRQVPYFTDVNESRLTRVEKTLRSMALMVADEPEVAAACTTALLSSNDPAVRGVRERIGAEIHRRIRSAMGPDADPRALSALEMTFFGALVNAGSGAFTYRQIADRLSYVVGLILGEDP; the protein is encoded by the coding sequence GTGTCCAGCGATCCAGCGGTTGCGATCAGCGGCCCAGCCACCGAGGCGGCCGGGGGGACGACGCGCAACCGGCGTCAGGAGGAAACCTTCCGCAGGGTGCTCGCCGCGGGTATGGAGATGCTGCGCGAGTCCTCGTACGCCGACCTGACGGTGCGCGGGGTCGCCGCTCGCGCCAAGGTCGCCCCGGCCACGGCCTACACCTACTTCTCGTCGAAGAACCATCTGATCGCCGAGGTCTACCTGGACCTGATGCGTCAGGTGCCGTACTTCACCGACGTCAACGAAAGCCGGTTGACCCGTGTGGAGAAGACGCTGCGCAGCATGGCGCTGATGGTCGCCGACGAACCCGAAGTCGCGGCCGCCTGCACGACGGCCCTGCTGAGCAGCAACGACCCGGCGGTGCGCGGCGTCCGTGAGCGCATCGGCGCTGAGATCCATCGCCGCATCCGCTCGGCCATGGGCCCCGACGCCGACCCACGCGCGTTGTCCGCGCTGGAGATGACGTTCTTCGGCGCGCTGGTCAACGCGGGCAGCGGCGCCTTCACCTATCGCCAGATCGCCGACCGTCTCAGCTATGTGGTCGGCCTGATCCTCGGAGAGGATCCATAG
- a CDS encoding aldehyde dehydrogenase produces the protein MALLANRESQLFIDGKLVAGSAGTFPTINPATEEVLGVAADGSAEDMGRAIEAARRAFDETDWSTNTELRVRCVRQLQQAMTERVEELREITIAEVGAPRMLTSAAQLEGPVADLSFCADTADNYQWTTDLGVAEPMGIKTHRTLAREAVGVVGAITPWNFPHQINLAKLGPALAAGNTVVLKPAPDTPWCAAVLGELIAEHTDIPAGVVNIVTSSDHGVGALLSKDPRVDMVSFTGSTATGRSVMADGSATLKKVFLELGGKSAFVVLDDADLAGACSMSAFTASMHAGQGCAITTRLLVPRARYDEAVDAAAATMAGIKPGDPNDAGTVCGPLISARQRDRVQGYLDSAIADGGRFAAGGGRPADRDKGFFIEPTVIADLDNNAKAAREEIFGPVLTVIAHDGDDDAVRIANDSPYGLSGTVFSADPERAAGVAARLRVGTVNVNGGVWYSADVPFGGYKQSGVGREMGLAGFEEYLEIKAIATAV, from the coding sequence ATGGCACTGCTAGCCAATCGCGAGAGTCAGTTGTTCATCGACGGCAAGCTCGTCGCGGGTAGTGCAGGCACGTTCCCCACGATCAACCCGGCCACCGAGGAGGTGCTCGGCGTCGCGGCCGACGGGAGCGCCGAGGACATGGGCCGCGCGATCGAGGCGGCGCGGCGCGCGTTCGACGAGACCGACTGGTCGACGAACACCGAGCTGCGGGTGCGCTGCGTGCGTCAGCTGCAGCAGGCGATGACCGAGCGCGTCGAGGAACTTCGGGAGATCACGATCGCCGAGGTGGGAGCGCCGCGGATGCTCACATCGGCCGCACAGCTCGAAGGACCGGTCGCCGACCTGAGCTTCTGCGCCGACACCGCCGACAACTACCAGTGGACAACCGATCTCGGGGTCGCCGAGCCGATGGGGATCAAGACGCACCGCACGCTGGCCCGCGAGGCCGTGGGGGTCGTCGGGGCCATCACACCGTGGAACTTTCCGCACCAGATCAACCTGGCCAAACTCGGGCCCGCGCTGGCCGCGGGTAACACCGTCGTGCTCAAGCCGGCGCCGGACACCCCGTGGTGCGCGGCCGTGCTCGGCGAACTCATCGCCGAGCACACCGATATCCCGGCCGGTGTGGTCAACATCGTCACCTCCAGCGACCACGGTGTCGGCGCGCTGCTGTCCAAAGATCCACGGGTGGACATGGTTTCGTTCACCGGGTCCACGGCCACGGGTCGCAGCGTGATGGCTGACGGTTCGGCCACGCTCAAGAAGGTGTTCCTGGAACTCGGTGGCAAGTCGGCGTTCGTGGTGCTCGACGACGCCGATCTGGCCGGCGCCTGCTCGATGTCGGCGTTCACCGCGTCGATGCACGCGGGCCAGGGATGTGCGATCACCACCCGGTTGCTGGTGCCCCGGGCCCGGTACGACGAGGCCGTCGACGCCGCCGCGGCGACGATGGCCGGGATCAAGCCGGGTGATCCCAACGACGCCGGAACCGTTTGCGGACCGCTGATCTCGGCGCGCCAGCGCGACCGCGTGCAGGGTTATCTCGACTCGGCGATCGCCGACGGCGGCAGGTTCGCCGCCGGCGGTGGCCGACCCGCCGACCGCGACAAGGGGTTCTTCATCGAGCCCACCGTGATCGCGGACCTGGACAACAACGCCAAGGCGGCGCGCGAGGAGATCTTCGGCCCGGTGCTGACCGTGATCGCCCACGACGGCGACGACGACGCGGTGCGCATCGCCAACGACTCGCCCTACGGCCTGTCGGGCACCGTGTTCTCCGCCGACCCCGAACGCGCCGCGGGCGTCGCAGCCCGGTTGCGGGTCGGCACGGTGAACGTCAACGGCGGGGTGTGGTATTCGGCCGACGTGCCGTTCGGCGGGTACAAGCAGTCCGGCGTCGGCCGGGAGATGGGGCTGGCCGGCTTCGAGGAATACCTGGAAATCAAGGCGATCGCGACAGCGGTCTGA
- a CDS encoding SDR family oxidoreductase has translation MGQFDDKVAIVTGAGGGIGQAYAEALAREGAAVVVADINTEGAQKVADGIKGEGGTALAVRVDVSDPESAKEMAAQTLSEFGGIDYLVNNAAIFGGMKLDLLLTVDWDYYKKFMSVNMDGALVCTRAVYKKMAKRGGGAIVNQSSTAAWLYANFYGLAKVGVNGLTQQLSRELGGMNIRINAIAPGPIDTEANRTTTPQEMVADIVKGIPLSRMGQTDDLVGMCLFLLSDQAKWVTGQIFNVDGGQIIRS, from the coding sequence ATGGGGCAGTTCGACGACAAGGTCGCCATCGTCACCGGAGCCGGTGGCGGGATCGGCCAGGCCTACGCCGAGGCGCTCGCCCGTGAAGGCGCCGCGGTGGTGGTGGCCGACATCAACACCGAGGGCGCGCAGAAGGTCGCCGACGGCATCAAGGGCGAAGGCGGCACCGCGCTCGCGGTGCGCGTCGACGTGTCCGACCCGGAGTCGGCCAAGGAGATGGCCGCGCAGACGCTTTCGGAGTTCGGCGGCATCGACTACCTGGTCAACAACGCCGCGATCTTCGGCGGCATGAAGCTCGACCTGCTGCTCACCGTCGACTGGGACTACTACAAGAAGTTCATGAGCGTGAACATGGACGGCGCGTTGGTGTGCACCCGCGCGGTGTACAAGAAGATGGCCAAGCGCGGCGGCGGTGCGATCGTCAACCAGTCGTCCACGGCCGCATGGCTGTACGCGAACTTCTACGGCCTGGCCAAGGTCGGGGTCAACGGCCTGACCCAGCAGCTGTCGCGGGAACTGGGCGGGATGAACATCCGCATCAACGCGATCGCCCCTGGGCCGATCGACACCGAGGCCAACCGCACCACCACGCCGCAGGAGATGGTCGCCGACATCGTGAAGGGAATTCCGTTGTCGCGCATGGGTCAGACCGACGATCTGGTCGGCATGTGTCTGTTCTTGCTGTCGGACCAGGCCAAGTGGGTCACCGGCCAGATCTTCAACGTCGACGGCGGGCAGATAATCCGGTCATGA
- a CDS encoding NAD(P)-dependent oxidoreductase — protein sequence MSDDLKLGYIGLGNMGAPMAKRLVEWPGGLVVFDVRTEAMTPLAELGATLADSVADVAAADIISVTVLNDEQVRGVVGELAAHAKPDTVIAIHSTISPETAVELAEQLRPQRIHIADAPVSGGGGAADKGELAVMVGADREVYERIKPAFKQFASLVVHAGEPGAGTRMKLARNMLTFTSYVAACEAMKLAEAAGLSLQALGRVVRHSDAQSGGPGAIIVREDMKNLTPDHWLYDAFTHTRGLGEKDLSLALALGEQTRVDLPLAELALKNLAAGLGVPHTKE from the coding sequence ATGAGCGACGATCTCAAGCTCGGGTACATCGGCCTCGGCAACATGGGGGCCCCGATGGCCAAGCGGCTGGTCGAGTGGCCGGGCGGGCTGGTCGTCTTCGACGTGCGCACCGAGGCGATGACCCCGCTTGCCGAACTCGGTGCGACGCTGGCCGACAGTGTCGCCGACGTCGCCGCCGCCGACATCATCAGCGTCACGGTGCTCAACGACGAGCAGGTGCGCGGGGTGGTCGGCGAGTTGGCCGCACATGCCAAGCCGGACACCGTGATCGCGATCCACTCCACGATCAGCCCCGAGACCGCCGTCGAACTCGCCGAACAGCTGAGGCCGCAACGCATCCACATCGCCGACGCCCCGGTCAGCGGCGGCGGCGGTGCGGCCGACAAGGGTGAGCTCGCGGTGATGGTCGGCGCCGACCGCGAGGTCTACGAGCGCATCAAACCGGCATTCAAGCAGTTCGCCTCGCTGGTGGTGCACGCCGGAGAGCCGGGTGCCGGCACCCGAATGAAGTTGGCGCGCAATATGTTGACGTTCACCAGCTACGTCGCGGCCTGCGAGGCGATGAAGCTGGCCGAGGCCGCGGGGCTGAGCCTGCAGGCGCTCGGGCGGGTGGTGCGTCACAGCGACGCGCAGAGCGGCGGGCCTGGCGCGATCATCGTGCGCGAGGACATGAAGAACCTGACGCCCGACCACTGGCTCTACGACGCGTTCACCCACACGCGGGGACTGGGCGAGAAGGACCTGAGCCTGGCACTGGCGCTCGGCGAGCAGACCCGCGTCGACCTGCCGCTGGCCGAACTCGCGCTGAAGAATCTTGCCGCCGGACTCGGCGTGCCGCACACGAAGGAGTGA
- a CDS encoding carboxymuconolactone decarboxylase family protein, with the protein MDELRRKGLEKMNEVYGWEMPDIEGDPYFDLTVDHLFGTIWTRPGLSMRDKRIMTLTAVTAVGNSELAEIQANAALANGEMTEDELKEMAVFLTHYLGFPLGSKLDGAVSKVIKTRRKAAAKGQSEDKKANVNAAVKMHSGGTVHDEHDK; encoded by the coding sequence ATGGACGAGCTGCGCCGAAAGGGCCTCGAGAAGATGAACGAGGTCTACGGCTGGGAGATGCCCGACATCGAGGGCGACCCGTACTTCGACCTCACCGTCGACCATCTCTTCGGGACCATCTGGACGCGTCCGGGCCTGTCGATGCGCGACAAGCGGATCATGACGCTGACCGCGGTGACCGCCGTCGGGAACTCCGAGCTCGCCGAGATCCAGGCCAACGCGGCGCTGGCCAACGGAGAGATGACCGAGGACGAGCTCAAGGAGATGGCGGTCTTTCTGACCCACTACCTCGGGTTCCCGCTGGGCTCGAAGCTGGACGGGGCCGTCAGCAAGGTGATCAAGACACGCAGGAAGGCGGCCGCAAAAGGACAAAGCGAGGACAAGAAAGCGAATGTCAACGCCGCGGTGAAGATGCACTCCGGCGGGACGGTGCACGACGAACATGACAAGTAG
- a CDS encoding EspA/EspE family type VII secretion system effector has product MDALEGFLTTWSRARATFGEDDPHTGAELDRSAQLRSLQADVESAAPAADWTGTSADTYADANLRHGRTLGAMADLDRRLAAELDRSAAVVAAGRRDLDAVKQWVLDATASTSPPDAREPTIWPVVSKGAGDVADIVRRSHEDLCAIAERMRALAGEYQELANGNRDA; this is encoded by the coding sequence GTGGACGCCTTGGAGGGTTTCTTGACGACGTGGTCGCGTGCGCGCGCCACGTTCGGCGAGGACGATCCGCACACCGGCGCCGAGCTCGATCGAAGCGCGCAGCTGCGGTCGCTGCAAGCCGACGTGGAGTCCGCCGCGCCCGCCGCCGACTGGACCGGCACCTCGGCGGACACGTACGCGGATGCCAACCTGCGCCACGGCCGGACACTCGGCGCGATGGCCGACCTGGATCGGCGGCTGGCCGCCGAGCTGGATCGCTCCGCGGCCGTGGTCGCGGCCGGCCGTCGCGACCTGGATGCCGTCAAGCAGTGGGTGCTCGACGCGACGGCAAGCACGTCCCCGCCGGATGCCCGCGAGCCGACGATCTGGCCCGTGGTCAGCAAGGGGGCCGGCGACGTCGCGGACATCGTTCGACGTTCGCACGAGGATCTGTGTGCCATCGCCGAGCGGATGCGCGCGCTGGCGGGCGAGTATCAGGAGCTGGCCAACGGCAACCGCGATGCCTAG